The Silvanigrella paludirubra genome contains a region encoding:
- a CDS encoding DUF3575 domain-containing protein has translation MKRRCLVAILLLFISYSFNLYAVEEEASPPPNIGFSLNLLGPIFGIYSLGVSSFLTSRVQIGINGTYFDTRSVDPKVTGWQTQVRMNYFFSPLYKSGFYLGVFGGFESVQVNNNSGSSNNYTDPIGGVIPGYRWSMTKKLDMLLGVMVGYMYGDVQISPELSFVYLF, from the coding sequence ATGAAACGGAGATGTTTAGTAGCCATTTTATTATTATTTATTTCATATTCATTTAATTTATACGCAGTAGAAGAGGAAGCTTCTCCTCCTCCAAATATAGGATTTTCATTAAATTTATTGGGTCCTATCTTTGGAATTTACTCTTTAGGAGTTTCATCATTTTTAACTTCAAGGGTTCAGATTGGAATTAATGGAACTTATTTTGATACACGCAGTGTTGATCCAAAGGTAACTGGATGGCAAACTCAAGTAAGAATGAATTATTTTTTCTCTCCACTTTATAAAAGCGGCTTTTATCTAGGAGTTTTTGGGGGCTTTGAGTCTGTTCAAGTTAACAATAACTCAGGTAGCTCTAATAATTATACGGATCCTATCGGAGGCGTCATTCCTGGATACCGTTGGTCAATGACTAAAAAGTTAGACATGCTACTTGGTGTAATGGTTGGATATATGTATGGAGATGTACAAATAAGTCCTGAGCTTTCTTTTGTTTATTTATTCTAA
- a CDS encoding transporter substrate-binding domain-containing protein produces the protein MIRIILLILFFFHIKSYSLQTIQLGVEDINYYPIYGTFDFEDNQLKDYEGLSADIFRLFNKSQNEYEIIFNPRPVKRLYIEFLLKNSNLDAKFPDNPLWNKEQKVEAQKKIFYSDPILEYTDGAFVLNENKNLNINNLKSIGILAGFSPIGYEEKINSGNIIVEESFNVNSLLEKLLRKRLDAVYLSKFVMICKTQKLKKSNLVLFSNKLPNNSGYYYISTSKYPKFIKLFNEFLKNKKNTINKMQDYYLKFKCN, from the coding sequence ATGATTAGAATTATTTTACTTATATTATTTTTTTTTCATATAAAGTCTTATAGTTTACAAACCATTCAATTAGGTGTTGAAGATATTAACTATTATCCTATATATGGCACATTTGATTTTGAAGACAATCAACTAAAAGACTACGAAGGATTATCTGCTGATATATTTCGATTGTTTAATAAATCTCAAAATGAATATGAAATTATTTTTAATCCTAGACCTGTTAAAAGGTTATATATTGAATTTTTATTAAAAAATTCTAATCTTGACGCTAAGTTTCCTGATAACCCATTGTGGAACAAAGAACAAAAAGTTGAAGCTCAAAAAAAAATTTTTTACAGTGACCCAATTTTAGAATATACAGATGGTGCATTTGTATTAAATGAAAATAAAAATCTAAATATTAATAATTTAAAATCAATTGGAATTTTAGCTGGTTTTTCTCCAATAGGATATGAAGAAAAAATAAATAGTGGAAACATTATTGTTGAGGAGTCATTTAATGTAAACTCGCTTTTAGAAAAGCTTTTAAGAAAAAGATTAGATGCTGTATATTTAAGTAAATTTGTTATGATATGTAAAACTCAAAAATTAAAAAAGAGCAATCTAGTTTTATTTAGTAATAAATTACCTAATAACAGTGGCTATTATTATATTTCAACATCAAAGTACCCAAAATTTATTAAATTATTTAATGAGTTTTTAAAAAACAAAAAGAATACAATAAATAAAATGCAAGATTATTATTTAAAATTTAAATGCAATTAG
- the alaS gene encoding alanine--tRNA ligase, whose protein sequence is MKTNDIRRKFIQFFESKQHTYVPSASTIPIGDQTILFTIAGMTQFKSCLTGEEVRPYKRATNAQKCIRVGDLDDVGKDGRHCTMFEMLGSWSFGDYYKKEAIQWAYEFSKDELKLDMSRFWATVHHSDDEAFAIWRTMGVPENRIVRLGDKDNFWAMGPTGPCGPCSELYLDQGEHVGQCYEKGLKCSGPGCDCDRYLEFWNLVFMQYNRQEDGTLLDLPMKSVDTGCGLERLTALIQGKTSNFDIDLFTKIKEKIIHTAGIKSPVNDISSQLKVSCNVIADHIRLLTFTLGDGANFSNEGRGYVLRRVLRRAVRHVGKLAPNWPKDKSFLENIVATVIDEMGEFYPEIIQNKARIEDAIRNEELRFNSTLESGLTKFQHFIEEAKLKNKKILSGENVFILHDSFGFPSDLTQILCEELGFKADLEGFKKHMQEQKERSRAEAKFYKFDQDDSTWIEFHPANPLSDKKFAGYNLVFNNTFKDNHEIIESPIPFQNIKKVRQLKNKMFEIVIAETPFYPEGGGQVSDTGWFITLNNSGKNEFEVVDVRKSLNNIVHLLKHVEFSAEEAKPLDQKELSNLFGHNSKVTAIVDFTLRQATMRNHTATHLAHKALQVVLGENVRQAGSLVNPHVLRFDFSHNKAMTQDEIDEVEKIVNYQILKNVLVETHESVPLTKAKEMGAIAMFDEKYDDHVRMLNVPGFSLELCGGTHVSATGNIGLFKIISEGSVTSGVRRIEAVTGNNAFEYLKKLKDQLATASEMLKCSDNEIAHKIQLLKDHAKEQDKHISTLQSRLVNTQISGLMSNAKDIGNDLKLILVILDATDVKEMELLCDRLKEKNNTIAIIASNSEGRAHIMVAINPNILKQFKKLSAGSIVKQLSELVDGKGGGRPDFARGGGTSIDKLAGALSKAENIIHTMI, encoded by the coding sequence ATGAAGACAAACGACATCCGCCGAAAATTTATTCAATTCTTTGAATCGAAACAACATACCTATGTTCCCAGTGCCTCCACAATTCCCATTGGTGATCAAACCATTCTTTTTACAATTGCTGGAATGACTCAATTTAAATCCTGCTTAACAGGTGAAGAAGTTCGTCCCTATAAAAGAGCAACGAATGCGCAAAAATGCATTCGTGTTGGTGACCTTGATGATGTTGGCAAAGATGGTCGCCACTGTACCATGTTTGAAATGTTAGGATCATGGAGTTTTGGAGATTATTATAAAAAAGAAGCCATTCAATGGGCGTATGAATTTTCAAAAGACGAACTTAAATTAGATATGTCCCGTTTTTGGGCGACCGTCCATCATTCCGATGATGAGGCCTTTGCGATTTGGCGCACCATGGGCGTTCCTGAAAATAGAATAGTTCGACTTGGTGATAAAGATAATTTTTGGGCTATGGGTCCAACTGGTCCTTGCGGACCTTGTTCTGAACTTTATTTAGATCAAGGAGAGCATGTAGGACAATGTTATGAAAAAGGTCTAAAATGTTCTGGTCCTGGTTGCGATTGTGACCGTTATCTTGAATTTTGGAACCTTGTTTTTATGCAATATAATCGCCAAGAAGATGGTACTTTACTTGATCTACCAATGAAAAGTGTAGATACAGGCTGCGGTCTTGAAAGATTAACCGCCTTGATACAAGGGAAAACCTCTAACTTTGATATAGATTTATTTACAAAAATAAAAGAAAAAATAATTCATACTGCCGGTATAAAATCGCCAGTGAATGACATTTCTTCTCAATTAAAAGTAAGTTGTAACGTTATAGCAGATCACATTCGTTTACTTACTTTTACATTAGGAGATGGTGCTAATTTTTCTAATGAAGGGCGTGGTTATGTATTACGGAGAGTGTTACGTCGTGCCGTTCGTCATGTAGGCAAACTTGCTCCAAACTGGCCAAAAGATAAATCTTTTTTAGAGAATATTGTTGCTACTGTTATTGATGAAATGGGTGAATTTTATCCAGAAATTATTCAAAATAAGGCTCGCATTGAAGACGCTATTCGCAATGAAGAGCTTCGCTTTAATAGTACTCTTGAAAGTGGTCTTACTAAATTTCAGCATTTTATTGAAGAAGCAAAATTAAAAAATAAAAAAATTCTTTCTGGAGAAAATGTATTTATTTTGCATGATAGTTTCGGATTTCCTTCCGATTTAACTCAAATTTTATGTGAAGAATTAGGATTTAAAGCTGATTTAGAAGGCTTTAAAAAACACATGCAAGAGCAAAAAGAAAGAAGCCGTGCAGAAGCAAAATTTTATAAATTTGATCAAGATGATTCCACTTGGATTGAGTTTCATCCTGCAAATCCTTTATCCGATAAAAAATTTGCTGGCTACAACCTTGTCTTTAACAATACATTTAAAGACAATCATGAAATTATTGAATCCCCTATTCCTTTTCAAAATATTAAAAAAGTACGCCAATTAAAAAATAAAATGTTTGAAATTGTTATTGCGGAAACTCCTTTTTATCCAGAAGGTGGTGGACAGGTTTCAGACACAGGTTGGTTTATTACATTAAATAATAGTGGAAAAAATGAATTTGAAGTTGTTGATGTCCGTAAATCTTTAAATAATATTGTCCATTTATTAAAGCATGTTGAATTTAGTGCAGAAGAAGCAAAACCATTAGATCAAAAAGAGCTTTCAAATTTATTTGGACACAATTCTAAAGTAACAGCAATTGTTGATTTTACTTTACGCCAAGCAACAATGCGAAACCATACGGCAACTCACTTAGCACATAAAGCTTTACAAGTAGTTTTAGGAGAGAATGTTCGCCAAGCAGGATCTTTAGTAAATCCTCATGTTTTACGTTTTGATTTTTCACATAATAAAGCTATGACTCAAGATGAAATTGATGAAGTAGAAAAAATAGTAAATTATCAAATATTAAAAAATGTCCTTGTTGAAACCCATGAATCCGTTCCTTTAACAAAAGCAAAAGAAATGGGTGCAATAGCTATGTTTGATGAAAAATATGATGATCATGTTCGCATGCTTAACGTACCAGGTTTTTCCTTAGAGTTGTGCGGAGGAACTCATGTTTCAGCAACAGGCAATATTGGTTTATTTAAAATCATTTCTGAAGGAAGTGTAACAAGTGGTGTTCGAAGAATTGAAGCCGTTACAGGAAATAATGCTTTTGAATATTTAAAAAAATTAAAAGATCAATTGGCTACAGCTTCGGAAATGCTAAAATGCTCCGATAATGAAATTGCCCATAAAATTCAATTATTAAAAGATCACGCAAAAGAACAAGATAAGCATATTTCAACACTACAAAGTCGTTTAGTGAATACACAAATATCAGGTCTTATGTCGAACGCAAAAGATATTGGAAATGATCTTAAATTAATTTTAGTAATTCTTGATGCAACTGACGTTAAAGAAATGGAACTTCTTTGTGATAGGCTTAAAGAAAAAAATAATACGATTGCGATAATTGCTTCGAACTCAGAAGGAAGAGCTCATATTATGGTTGCGATTAATCCAAATATCTTAAAACAATTTAAAAAATTATCTGCTGGTAGTATTGTAAAGCAATTGTCTGAATTAGTTGATGGAAAAGGTGGCGGACGCCCCGATTTTGCAAGAGGTGGTGGCACAAGTATAGACAAATTAGCAGGCGCTTTGTCTAAAGCTGAAAATATTATTCATACTATGATCTAA
- a CDS encoding HDOD domain-containing protein produces MSNETNSQKDIKLPSIPDAVRECLSQMYSSEADISKLASLAQKDAGITSSILKLANSTLYSMGQPTSDLKVGVTRIGLSSLMQILIKYSIEKLFEFDAIDFFNVKSFTKHCSWVSQIAFELGKLVNAAQLSDLLVAGLLHDVGLLVRAISDKALMKQITERCLRDKIDFNTAEKNLKLESHEILGEVLLEKWQLPASVILIIKYHHTEENFRPKKLTSEQNKAINLISLSDTIAHRFGNAFTNYTRDTRVNTVELDKLGINSQDVAKVVKQATQQLQFF; encoded by the coding sequence ATGAGTAATGAAACAAATTCGCAAAAAGATATTAAACTTCCGTCTATCCCCGATGCCGTTAGAGAATGTCTTTCTCAAATGTACAGCAGCGAAGCTGATATCTCTAAATTGGCTTCTTTGGCTCAAAAAGATGCAGGAATCACTTCAAGCATTTTAAAATTAGCCAATTCCACTTTATATTCAATGGGACAACCCACAAGTGATTTAAAAGTTGGTGTAACAAGAATTGGGCTAAGCTCGCTTATGCAAATTTTAATTAAATATTCTATTGAAAAATTATTTGAATTTGATGCTATAGACTTTTTTAATGTAAAATCATTTACAAAACACTGCTCTTGGGTTTCACAAATTGCTTTTGAGCTTGGAAAGTTAGTAAATGCTGCACAATTATCAGATCTCCTTGTTGCGGGTTTATTGCACGATGTAGGATTATTGGTAAGAGCAATTTCAGATAAAGCCTTAATGAAACAAATAACGGAGAGGTGTTTAAGAGATAAAATTGATTTTAATACAGCGGAAAAAAATTTAAAATTAGAATCCCATGAAATATTAGGTGAAGTTTTACTTGAAAAATGGCAATTACCAGCTTCAGTCATTTTAATCATTAAATATCATCATACAGAGGAAAATTTTAGACCCAAAAAATTAACAAGTGAACAAAATAAAGCGATAAACTTAATCAGCTTGTCGGATACAATCGCGCATCGTTTTGGAAATGCTTTTACAAATTATACAAGAGATACAAGGGTAAATACAGTAGAATTAGATAAATTAGGAATAAATAGTCAAGATGTTGCAAAAGTTGTAAAACAAGCTACACAACAACTTCAGTTTTTTTAA
- a CDS encoding N-acetylmuramoyl-L-alanine amidase — protein MKKSVFLFSVMSIFVASCGKNSNNKQESTSDFLVDRKYEIIDAPSKGLNDRISSLVFHYTALSQEKSLEVLKKGGVSAHWLIPESGNSIYKLVAEDKRSYHAGISSWKRRTDLNDTSVGVEIVGLGYKCKNNPQSDQCPKVEKIWFQFTDDQIKMIVNLGKDIQQRYKIDPLCIVGHSDIAIGRKLDPGPYFPWKKLAEKGVGAWVTEQEIEKQLNLIQANISGNISDLTIQSRLYELGYDNRNPNFTNKYIENKLTIHIYPEFNLPNSKIKSWKNIPFTRLDLLDILNNYGNNYTTAWFDTTLSNNAIDAFLMHFLPEDYLSNKKIDNKRILATIQALLIKYPNRAKSSCGY, from the coding sequence ATGAAAAAAAGCGTTTTTTTATTTTCTGTAATGTCTATATTTGTTGCAAGTTGTGGTAAAAATAGCAATAATAAACAAGAGTCCACATCTGATTTTTTAGTGGATCGTAAATATGAAATAATAGATGCCCCATCAAAGGGATTAAATGATAGAATAAGTTCTTTAGTTTTTCATTATACAGCATTAAGTCAAGAAAAATCATTAGAAGTTCTTAAAAAAGGTGGGGTTAGTGCCCACTGGTTAATTCCAGAATCGGGGAATTCGATTTATAAATTAGTTGCTGAAGATAAGCGCTCCTATCATGCAGGAATTAGTTCATGGAAAAGAAGAACTGATTTGAATGATACTTCCGTAGGCGTTGAAATCGTTGGTCTTGGATACAAATGTAAAAATAATCCTCAAAGTGATCAATGTCCAAAAGTCGAAAAAATATGGTTTCAATTTACGGATGATCAAATAAAAATGATTGTAAATTTAGGTAAGGATATTCAGCAAAGGTATAAAATAGATCCATTGTGCATTGTGGGTCATTCCGATATTGCTATTGGAAGAAAATTAGATCCAGGCCCTTATTTTCCGTGGAAAAAATTAGCTGAAAAGGGGGTTGGTGCTTGGGTTACAGAGCAAGAAATAGAAAAACAACTTAATTTAATTCAAGCAAATATATCAGGTAATATTTCAGATTTAACAATACAATCGAGATTATATGAACTTGGTTATGATAATAGAAATCCTAATTTTACGAATAAATATATAGAAAATAAGTTAACAATTCATATTTATCCTGAATTTAATTTGCCAAATAGCAAAATTAAAAGTTGGAAAAATATTCCATTTACAAGATTAGATTTATTGGATATTTTAAATAACTACGGAAATAATTATACAACAGCTTGGTTTGATACAACATTATCTAATAATGCAATTGATGCGTTTTTGATGCATTTTTTACCAGAGGATTATTTATCAAATAAAAAGATTGATAACAAAAGAATATTAGCAACCATTCAAGCTCTGTTAATAAAATATCCTAACAGAGCAAAATCTTCTTGTGGCTATTAA
- a CDS encoding GNAT family N-acetyltransferase, with translation MKEIKLLNLLSKSDIEIATNTLTSAFEHDPCLRYILNSNEYHPEIAFQIHKQVVKSGLYFGHALSTSKSMEGVSVWMPPTKKNISIWDFILSGGLSIPIKTIFRMNTYENHALKVRNEIAIHDHWYLFSIGVHKEYQGKSYGTKMLKPILDFIDQRNEYCYLETHNPNNIAFYEKHGFELKNVTLLPKSNTEHYAMYRSPKK, from the coding sequence ATGAAAGAAATTAAATTATTAAATTTGTTATCTAAGTCTGACATTGAAATAGCTACAAATACACTTACCTCTGCTTTTGAACACGATCCTTGTTTGCGATATATTTTAAATTCAAATGAATATCACCCTGAAATTGCCTTTCAAATTCATAAGCAAGTTGTGAAGTCTGGACTGTATTTTGGACATGCTTTATCAACAAGTAAAAGTATGGAAGGTGTTAGTGTATGGATGCCGCCAACTAAAAAAAATATTTCTATTTGGGATTTTATTTTGTCAGGTGGGCTTTCTATTCCTATTAAAACAATTTTTAGAATGAATACATATGAAAATCATGCATTAAAAGTGAGAAATGAAATTGCAATTCATGACCATTGGTATTTATTTTCTATTGGAGTACATAAAGAATATCAAGGAAAAAGTTATGGTACAAAAATGTTGAAACCAATTCTTGATTTTATAGATCAAAGAAATGAATATTGTTATCTTGAAACTCATAATCCCAATAATATTGCTTTTTATGAGAAGCATGGATTCGAATTAAAAAACGTTACTTTATTGCCTAAATCTAATACAGAACATTATGCTATGTATCGCAGTCCAAAAAAATAA
- a CDS encoding APC family permease, whose amino-acid sequence MKLKRSIGLFGIICASLGGMVGSGWLFGSLYAAQMAGPASMISWLIGGVSIMFLALTFAELSAMFPISGGVAAFPIFTHGKLVGFILTWITWITYVVSISQEVQSTILYMGNKFPSLIQKVDGVNVFTTYGYLICFVTMLILILLNSFGAKFLANANNFISMWKLLVPFAVVFLFLITRHNFGNMGLTTDSAHEFAPYGVNGIFSAVALAGVVYSFCGFQHAALLAGESKRPQRDIPLALILSILICIALYCGLQYAFITALPETALANGYHNLSFAGDAGPLAGLAATLGIVWLVTVLYVDAIISPLGTGVLYVASSARIVQTMSQSGNSPKFFAKIAKSGIPMRAIFLNLAVSMLAFLPFSGWKAIVSFLSSALVFSFAVGPICLIALRKQQPERKRPFSLPFYKVVSFIAFFVCNLMIYWSGWDVVWKLGVTVITGFVVFVISNYLSRNTIDPEHVATKLDYKCSIWLLPYMAIFCILSYYSSFTGGQKVIPIGWDFLIIALFSLFIFYLALKMCLPKEESDKNTASLLAKKGTN is encoded by the coding sequence ATGAAACTTAAACGAAGTATTGGTTTATTTGGCATTATTTGTGCCAGTCTTGGTGGGATGGTTGGCTCAGGCTGGCTATTTGGTTCTTTATATGCTGCTCAAATGGCTGGACCTGCATCCATGATCTCATGGCTCATTGGCGGCGTAAGTATTATGTTTCTTGCTTTAACATTTGCTGAATTAAGTGCCATGTTCCCAATCTCAGGGGGGGTAGCAGCCTTTCCTATCTTTACACATGGTAAATTAGTTGGGTTTATTCTTACTTGGATTACTTGGATTACCTATGTTGTTTCTATCTCGCAAGAGGTTCAATCTACCATCTTATATATGGGGAATAAATTCCCCTCACTGATTCAAAAAGTAGATGGGGTAAATGTTTTTACAACTTATGGTTATCTCATCTGTTTTGTCACAATGCTCATTTTAATTCTATTAAATAGTTTTGGAGCTAAATTTTTAGCTAATGCTAATAATTTTATAAGTATGTGGAAACTTTTAGTCCCTTTTGCTGTTGTATTTTTATTCTTAATCACACGACACAATTTTGGAAATATGGGATTAACAACAGATTCCGCGCATGAGTTCGCTCCTTATGGTGTAAATGGAATCTTTTCTGCCGTAGCACTCGCTGGTGTCGTTTACTCATTTTGTGGATTTCAACACGCAGCTTTATTAGCAGGCGAATCTAAACGCCCACAAAGAGACATTCCTCTTGCTCTTATTTTATCAATCTTAATTTGTATTGCTCTTTATTGCGGTCTTCAATACGCATTTATTACAGCTTTACCTGAAACTGCTTTAGCAAATGGATATCATAATTTATCTTTTGCTGGAGATGCAGGCCCTCTTGCTGGTTTAGCGGCAACACTTGGAATTGTCTGGCTAGTTACTGTTTTATATGTTGATGCTATTATTTCACCACTTGGAACAGGTGTTTTATATGTTGCTTCGAGTGCTCGTATTGTTCAGACAATGAGTCAATCTGGAAATTCCCCAAAGTTTTTTGCAAAAATAGCAAAATCGGGAATACCAATGAGAGCTATCTTTTTAAACCTAGCTGTTTCCATGTTGGCATTTTTACCGTTTAGTGGCTGGAAAGCTATTGTTTCCTTTTTATCCTCAGCGCTCGTTTTCTCTTTTGCAGTTGGCCCAATTTGTTTGATAGCACTTAGAAAACAACAACCAGAAAGAAAAAGACCATTTAGTTTACCATTTTATAAAGTAGTTTCTTTTATCGCTTTCTTTGTTTGTAACCTAATGATCTACTGGTCTGGTTGGGATGTTGTTTGGAAACTTGGTGTTACTGTTATTACAGGTTTTGTTGTTTTTGTTATCTCTAATTACTTAAGCAGAAACACAATTGATCCTGAACATGTTGCTACAAAACTAGATTACAAATGTTCTATTTGGCTTCTACCCTATATGGCTATTTTTTGTATCCTATCCTACTACAGTTCTTTTACAGGTGGACAAAAAGTAATACCAATTGGTTGGGACTTTTTAATTATTGCACTATTTAGTTTATTTATATTTTATTTAGCTTTGAAAATGTGTTTACCAAAAGAAGAGTCTGATAAAAATACAGCTTCTTTACTTGCTAAAAAAGGAACAAATTAA
- the murJ gene encoding murein biosynthesis integral membrane protein MurJ — MGDKNRQDTSLISDSEKLGKASFGAMLGVLFSRASGVVRTAVVNATFGIGVSLDAFNTAFRFPNGLRDLLADGALSAAFVKVLIDEKAKGKEAELKLIKIVLGFFCFVTFSLAILGAIFSKPFMNLFMSDEFKNSGGLELASFLFKILAFYLPFTMLNAVAMAILSILGQTFRAMNGSAFLNVGIIGCALCSPIFIMYGINPIYGVAIGAMLGVLFQMIYQFIPLYKLGYIGFPNFNLKDWFKYKPLHEVLILMIPRTIAQGALIIALMINTFYAIQIGAGVLSYIVTAMMIIQVPIGLFGVATGFAAHPVLTKAIHDGQNKKFSSLLTESMDTSLWLAALTTACFALFIVPFYAVLFQHGKVAMHDTIQNSIAVCAYSIGIIFSAGSKVVLNAFYAINSTKQIVYNAFVYLIINASLSSILAPKFGIIGLGLSFSTATAIDFFMNYFFLKKIYQKKYFGDNPYLEGGKKFQLKIFLFAFFAYLFGIFGIFLSKNLWEKFSNIFSVKLNFVTNLLILSVGGFIFILISYILVYYFGPVNLKRLLVKIRKKILK; from the coding sequence ATGGGTGATAAAAATAGACAAGACACATCTTTGATAAGTGATTCAGAAAAATTAGGGAAAGCAAGCTTTGGAGCTATGTTAGGTGTTCTATTTTCTAGGGCTTCTGGTGTTGTTAGAACAGCGGTTGTGAATGCCACTTTTGGTATTGGTGTATCACTAGATGCTTTTAATACAGCATTTCGTTTTCCAAATGGATTAAGAGATCTCCTTGCTGATGGCGCTCTTTCTGCAGCATTTGTAAAAGTATTAATAGATGAAAAAGCAAAAGGAAAAGAAGCAGAATTAAAATTAATTAAAATTGTTCTTGGATTTTTTTGTTTTGTTACTTTTTCATTAGCTATTTTAGGTGCTATTTTTTCTAAACCATTTATGAATTTATTTATGAGTGATGAATTTAAAAATTCGGGTGGTTTAGAACTCGCTTCTTTTTTATTTAAAATACTTGCATTTTATTTACCATTTACCATGTTAAATGCTGTGGCTATGGCAATTTTATCTATTTTAGGGCAGACTTTTCGGGCTATGAATGGCTCTGCATTTTTAAATGTTGGAATTATTGGGTGCGCGTTATGCTCTCCCATTTTTATTATGTATGGAATCAATCCTATTTATGGTGTTGCAATAGGAGCTATGCTGGGTGTTTTATTTCAAATGATTTATCAATTTATTCCATTATATAAATTAGGCTACATTGGTTTTCCTAATTTTAATTTAAAAGATTGGTTTAAATATAAGCCTTTGCATGAAGTTTTAATATTAATGATTCCAAGGACAATTGCTCAGGGTGCTTTAATTATAGCATTAATGATAAATACATTTTACGCCATACAAATCGGAGCTGGCGTGTTAAGTTATATAGTAACAGCAATGATGATCATTCAAGTTCCTATTGGTTTATTTGGCGTTGCAACGGGATTTGCTGCTCATCCTGTTTTAACAAAAGCAATTCATGATGGTCAAAATAAAAAGTTTTCAAGTTTGCTAACAGAGAGTATGGATACTTCACTCTGGTTAGCTGCATTAACGACAGCTTGTTTTGCTTTATTTATTGTTCCTTTTTATGCTGTTTTATTTCAGCATGGTAAAGTAGCAATGCATGATACAATACAAAACTCAATTGCTGTATGTGCTTATTCCATAGGAATTATTTTTAGTGCTGGTTCAAAAGTTGTGTTAAATGCTTTTTATGCAATTAATTCAACAAAACAAATTGTATATAATGCTTTTGTTTATTTAATTATAAATGCTTCATTAAGTTCTATTTTAGCACCTAAGTTTGGGATTATTGGATTGGGTCTTTCATTTAGTACTGCAACCGCAATTGATTTTTTTATGAACTACTTCTTTTTAAAAAAGATTTATCAAAAGAAATATTTTGGTGATAATCCCTATTTAGAAGGTGGTAAAAAATTCCAACTAAAAATATTTTTATTTGCCTTTTTTGCTTATTTATTTGGAATTTTTGGAATATTTTTATCAAAAAATTTATGGGAAAAATTTAGTAATATATTTTCTGTAAAATTAAATTTTGTAACGAATCTTTTGATTTTAAGTGTTGGTGGTTTTATATTTATTTTAATAAGCTATATATTAGTTTATTACTTTGGGCCTGTAAATTTAAAAAGATTATTAGTTAAAATAAGAAAAAAGATTTTAAAATAA